TgcatttctgtatgtttctCAAAGCCCGGTTAGTTATGCTTTGGTAAGACCCATCTCCACTGGcctgtttttaaattgttactATGCAGATTATTAATTTCACAGAAAGCTTCCAAGCATGGACATTTGGTACTAATAAAATCTAAGGAAACAGCCGTTTTTAATGCTGCACTGAATAACTTTTATAGCATCACAATTCCCGTTAACTGCTGCCTACCGTTAGgcttagaaaagagaaaaaggttaAGCACACTGTTTGTATGACAACTGCTCACTAATGAGAATAAAAGGACTTCAGTCCAAAATCTAACTTCCCATTTCTAATGAATTTACTCCTTCGAAACTAACAAATATACAAGATCTATAAACATTCAGACGTCCAACTCCAGGCTAAGTcagccaaagaaaaaagcaagattaTATCGTGCTGTACTTCAAAGCTGAATTTAAGTCATTATACATTAAATACTATGTAATACAGTTTGATGTAAAAGGGTTATCTGTACAACTGTGGACATTTCATCAGCTTGCAAGAACACAAGGCTCCAAGGTGGTATTTCTCCTTGGACACTTACCCTTCAGGGAAGTCTAAAGCTATACACATACCAGCAGGAGTACAGATAAGCTTTTAGCAGAATcatcttttcttaaatatatcaCGTACTTATTTCTTACTATGGAAAGATGAGAATTCTTTTTCCCCGTTACTTAGTAGCGACTTGGCTATTTCACAGCTCCCTTATgatgaaagtaaaaatttttATAGGTCATCATCTCTTtagcaaagcaacagaaaaaaaaatactatcatAGGAACAGTTAGAACTGTAAAGCCCATGCaccattgaaaaaaaataaaaatcaattgaCAGGGAAAGCATAACATGTTTGAGGCTGCTAAAAACCTTACTAATTGAAACTACTTTTAAGTgtaaggttggttttttttttttttttaaatgagtatACGTCCATATCTGCAGTCCTGAGGAAATCAGTCAGTAGATTAATACAAAgacttttctttattaaattgTATATTGACTCATAAAGGCATCTGTAAAAGCTCAGAGGGCAGTGAAATGCCAAACGACACTAATCCTTTCAAAAGGAACTCGGCCAAACATGCATATCGCTTGAGACTCGCTCGTGCTCTTCATTCCTATGGGAGGTATAGTCTCACGCTGTATGTGAAGTCCCATCCTTTGTCTCCATGTATTTAATGCCATCTACAGTCAAGACTTTCTGAAGGACTTTCCTGGTCACTGATGTTCCTTCCCAGAGCAGGACTGAGACGGATGACCTATAAGCATCTATTTGTATGTTTCATGTACCCATGGAAGCTTTTCTAGCCCaggcttctgctttgcctttctgGGCAGAATCACTCTGCTTCTATGACAGTCTGAGTACGTAACGCACAGCAGTTCTGTCCAGGGTAAGGCTGTGTTACAGTTTACTCGTGCAAGACGGTAACATCTGCCTTGGCACCTGACCGGGAGAGTTTAGTCTGATAACCAACACTCAATGGGTGGGAAAGACACCTGGATAAGTAAAACTATTGGCACAAATACTACTCATCTTGGAAGAGGTGGCTTCAGTTAAAGCCAAACTGACTTCTGGACAACCTTGAAACTGAAGCTCTGAGAGCAAAATCAGAGCATTAAGAATTTGGTGCAGTTTTGGGAAGAAACACTACAGAAGAATAAATACCATACAGATTGTTTGTgggcaaaagcaaagctggagcATTGCTTTGCTAAGAACATACTAAGAACAGTGCGGGAAACAGAGTAGTCACACTGCtaacagcaaagcaagcagaataCCAAGCTTAGCAGGAGATTGAAATAAACACCAACTCAAGGAAGTCTCCTACAggagaatatatatatattcacacCCCTGGAATTCTGGGCTGTGGTTTTAGCATTTTTAGCATGTTCAGTTTGTTGCAGTGTCCAGTGCCGTGTCACCACACAAGATGTCCTTTAACGCAAAAAACCTAAAAGACATACAGCCCTGCTCTGTTATACTTCTAGTCCAGAATTGCATTTCATGcatcaaataaaaatcatcaatttttaaaccaaaaatgaGCCTATGCTGGGATTTCTCTATGACATGATACGCAAGGACTGGCCATTAGATGTCACCGTTGTACAGAAGATGCAAGACACTGTCTCCACTAAGTTAATGAGTCCAGCAGTGCATGGCCAGCAAGCCAGTCTGTTTACAGATGTTCCACAAAACAGCGAACAATCCTTAGAAACCATTGTTTAAGTGGATCTGTTCAGAGCTTTATACCAAGTTACTTACTAATCTAGTCAGGCTATACAGCTACACACTTTCAAGTAGTTTTAGTTCAACACATTTCTGTAGGCTAGAATACTCACttatttacattgtttttcCCACCCACAAGTGGGTGTCGATTTCCTTAGAATGACAGAGGTCCTTTCCACAATAGAACTGATGGACAAGCCACTTAGGATACCTTTGTTGTTCTTCCTCACCTCCAGCAGAGCACTCACGATTTTGGCTCTGTATAAGTAAAAGAAGTAACTGTCTACATCACATTTTGTGCAACACATTTAGCACTTAGTTACTATGGATATTGGATCCATTACAAATCAGggcagaaattaaaaccaaatactCTCACCTACTAGCCTCTGGATGAATTTCTTGAAGCCTCCTCAATAATTTGGTAAAGCTGCTTGAGTTCACTGCATCAGGAGAAATGAAATCATTGTATGCATTGGTGGAGAAAGGAGCAGATGTTTTCTGCAGGAATTTTTCTCCAGTATCCTAGAATCGcatcaaaataagcaaaaagtGAATGGGTTAAGTATTGTACAATGAATACAACATATCTTTGCCACTAAATAAATATTCctgttacagaaacagaaaaaatgacaaatacagATTTAGATCAGTAAGTTATTCTAATACAACCAGTCATATTATCCAATCTGTAAATCACAAATAAAATGACTATATGCATTTATGTGTAACTGACATTTCTGCTACTTTAAATTAGATCAATTTGCATTTTCCAGAGGACTAGCATGCTTAAAGTTAAATCCCCAGTAGTACTGTATCTATCATTTGAGAGAGCAACACCAGCAATCCAGCAGTCACCAACTTTGCCTTATCCTCCAACAACCAATATAAGGAAATATAAAGTACTGTATTTACACATAGATGTTTTAGATTTATATTGAAAAACCCAAGAGTTTCCCCTCCAGTATCCCAAAATCCTCCTTGTGTAAAATCACCAGatgtcatatatatatatatatatatatataaaaaaaaaaaaaaaagtgttttaagtGGAAGctcaaaagagaagaaaagcaagatgaaaaacATCTAGTGCAAATGGCCAGGTTCCCAACTGGCTTaggattaagaaaaaacagatgtGAGTATCACAATTCGATACAGGGGCAAATGAATAGTGCTCTCACCCTTCTGCAGCATGCCAGAAATTTATTACTGACACATAATGTGTTTTCATATCCTAATATCACTCTACATGTAGTAAATCTAACGTACTATGGGACAACAAGCTTTATTGCTTTTAACATGCCACATAAAGGAGCCTCAGtaatatttacctttttattaACTCCAAGCAAATAATGCGCCAAAATTTCAGGAGATGATTTCACAGCAGGGCACTTTGTTTCTGAAGGTACTTGTGCAGAGTAAAAAACTTTTGAAGAAGTCATGGGAAGGAGAAGCATATTCTCAGAAGCAGAGGTGGTGTCAATTGCCTTCACAGAATTGGAGGCTGAAGTGAGTGTTTTATCTTGACTGTTTCTTTGACCGTTATCAACAGGTTGAATTTCCTGCCAAAGCTTATTTGTGAGTACTTGGGAAACTGAATATTTAGTCTGTGATGAAGTATTTACAAGCTCAACGCTtactggttttccttttatttttttctggttcatttCCTCTACAGCTAACTTTGCTTTATGAGTGTCtttaagggaaagaaatgcGTATCTAaggcataaaataaaaaaaaaaaaaagaaactaattaaAGCACATTAAATTATTATCAGTAAGAACACATGACAGTTCTCATCTTTTCAATATTAACTGTATCTCCATTAAACTCAACAGAAAATTTCAAGACTCCTTACCTTCTCATAAGATGAGAAGCTGTCTGGAACGACAAGTTTTTGTCAGCCTATCTGTATCTACATTAATTACTGAAACAAATTAATGAACAACTCCCTCCTATCTCCTATGATTCACTTCAACAGATAAGAAGTCTGAAACAAGTAAAATTTGTATTAATATACCTGCAGTTACCAGAATCCACAGAGATAAGAGTGTCAGAAATCCCGTACTTCTGGAAATGTGATCTTAAATCACCCTACAAAATAGAAGCATATTTGGTTGCAAATGTAGAGTATGAAAGGATTCAGAAAGGAGGCAAGCCATTACCACTGTTATGTAGATAAGAAGAGGCATACCTCTGACACTGAGGAACAAAGGCCACCAACACGAATAAAAGAATACTCATTTCCACTCTCCATTGTCTTCGCGGCTAATAATAAATGTAAGAAAGTAAAGCATTACTATTATTGTTCCAGTTCAAGCTAACATCATCTCTGTCGGTTTTGGAAAGCGTAGATAGAAAACCTTTTAGAAAtctaaaagaataaagaatatCTTCTACCAGAAAATGGGCATCCTGAGAAGTGGAACAGTTTAGTTTGTGAAATCTCTTCTCTGTGAGTATTTCCTGAGGttgaagaggcagaaaagatACAACCAGAGAAATCACTGGTATGAACTAACAGGTACCAGTGCTAAAGCATGGGCAGTGTACGGTGAGTCCCCACCACGGAGCACACAAGCTCTCTGCTTGCAATATACTGGGACTTCAAACCATGCCTGTCTCTGGGACCCAAGTCCCCAAACGCAGACTACTCCCAGCTAACTCTTAAGAAGGAAGTAtggggaaggaagcagaaagaggaggaaaagaaagaaagatttccaGCTACACAACTGGCTGGACATTTACTAAATTGAGTTTAACCACTGTAGGTAAagttttcaaggaaaaacatGGATGAAAATAGCTGAACATCTGTACAAGGATTCACTGCAAGTCAACGAAAAAGTAAGTCTGAAATCCAGCTagcattttttccaagtttACTTATGCTTgtagaaggaacagaaaatactcaaataatacataaaaatcaTTATTCGGTATAGCAGCTTAAAGCACACAACCTTACCTCTTAAATCAATCATATCTTgttctcctttttgctttttcttttcttcagctgctacTGAAGAATCTGCTATTGTCACGTCCTCTTTAGCATCAAACCAATATTCATTCCCTTCTTCTTTTTTGATAGAGTCTTGACAgttgaaaaaaatttcagtgtgtTAAAATTCAGAGTGTGGTATGTCATAtgaatgaatataaaatatttgtgtttaagAGGATTCTACCTACCTCTATGACTTGGTACTACATTACACAGAGGTGACACATACTACTCTTCACTTGTGATTTAAGTggcaaagtttttttttcaaattgtgaAGTATAACATAGAGCTGATAAAACATTAAGCATTCCACCACAGAAAGGACAGTTGAATATCCGTATATGTTTTAcacagggtttggttttttccccaacaaCACAGCTAACAAaaagtagtgtttatactaGAAGTCGACTGCTTACCACGTTCCGTGTCCTGACCTTTACGTTTCTCAAATGTCTTGGATGAAGAAGAGTCACTTGGCTGACCACCAGCAGTTGAACATACAGTCTGTGGATAGTCCTACAACGATGTTTCAGTTACGTCATGGCACTTGCATTTGattatgtgttatttttatatgtttcaGAATATTAATTGATTGAACaggtgaattttaaaaagttaaccTACTGATCGTCTTCAAGAACCCTCcaagttattttatttgaaaggacAATAAAAATTCTAGTCACGTGAGCTGCATTTGCAATTACTGGCAGAGAATCCCAGCTTCAGCCCTGAAGACTGTGATTGTATTTGCATATACCTAAAAGGAGACTATGCTTCACCACGTTAATGTCTCTGAAACTCAGTAACAAAGAAGTCCCTACCATGTCGACAGAGATCatcttttcttgcagttttgGTGCTTCGaagacagcttttctttctgaaacagaactAAAACAGATCCAAAAATTCCATAGAAAATATGGCACAACAATTTTAAATTCTACAATGATACCAAGTACTGTGAAGTATTAAATACTTCCAAAAGCTCATAGTAAAATACATGTGCTTAATAAATCTTAGCTTAAAATGAGAACCAAAGGTTTTTGAAACCTGTGTTTTATAAAAGCATTGGTTGCAATCTGAAATATAAAGCTATGTTCTAGGTGTATATTAGgctctttttcctttataacTAGATGGCTTTCTGTGTGATGTGTCTATGCACGTCTTTACAATTTGATATCTCAGTGAaatttttgattaattttactAATGCTTAACAAGAAAGTTGAGAAAGATGTCTAGCTGTTTACCTGACACAGTAAAAACTTACTGCCAAATCTGGTTTAATCTCCACTTACACAAAGTAACAGGATGTGGATCTTGAACATGCAATACCATGTGCGTGCCCGAAATATGAAGTTATTTTCCCCATCCAGAACAGCTTCTTATATGCCTAATATTATCTTTGTTGGCAacagagtcttttttttttttttttttttttttttttttttaaagacagacagCATTAAGCTTAGAGACAATGATGTTAATAGTGAAATTAGGGACCTGGGAAAATTACATgtaaattgaaaacattttctataaagacagtaaaaatacaACTCCATAGTTTGCATACTACAACGCTACAGagtaaaaatttctttaaaataaaatccctgtACCCAAAGTGCTATGCTAGTCTTTCAGCTAAACAGGTTGGAACAACAAGATACAtcctgaaataaagaaattctAAGCTTAACACCTTTTAAACTCACTTCTCATGTATTTTGAAGTTCAATAAATATCACAGATGAGAACTACTTACTCATAGCAAAGATCCTTTCCGATCAactgtcaaaaaagaaaaggtttgtcttaattttctgaaggaaacaatttatattaaaaccaaaaagcaagtAAGAAATTACCTTGCAGGGGACATAAGAAGATGAGATTGGGAACAACTTAATCTCAACCGATAGCGGTGGAAGTGCATTTAAAGATATGCCCATTTTTATTTTCGTTCTCATACTGTTGTAATTCTTTCTTAGCTCTTCCAAAACCGACATGAGAGATGAATATAATTTAGTATTTCCATTACATCTGTTAAAATATGCATAAGAAAACAAGATCAACTTAGACATTTCACTCATTTTACTGCTTCCAGAACTGCCCAAACATTTTATAGAGTTAAATATTCCCCCACATGACACACAATAAGCTCACTGCTAATGCACACAGCCGCTCTCAGGAGCTGTACTCTGTTTCACAGCATTACCACCTGCTCTCCTGAACCCTCCCGCACGCCACAGAGCAGACACTACAGATGGCAGTAAGGTTTTGTAGCTTACCCATGGCCCAGTAAAGCCTTTGGAGGCAGGACTTCTTGGTTGAATTCCAGGTGCGTTACAGGTCATATGCTTTATCAGCTGGAGGCTGCAATCACTACCCCCTGTCTGCCTCACCTCCTAACAGTTTTGcacctcctctctctttctcctttaccAGGGCATCTTGCCCACTCCTGAGCAGATTCTCTGTACTATTCCTTCTGTACAGAAAGGCATTCCTGGaaacaaactgtattttgctAGGTCTGTGAATGCTATGAAATTCTTAGGCTGAAAATAAAGGCTTGGCAGTCACAAGGACATAAACTTTTGGACAACACCACTACCTTTAAATACTATTACAAGCTACAGATGGAATACATCAATAACATTTAGCAATTAATGCTTTTTAACCAAGTTATCCATTTAATCTAAAAAGACATTAAAGCACGTGCCTGCtaaaatctgtgttttcctcCAAAGCCAGTTTGTAAATCTTCAagcaatgttgatagcacatcTGATAATGCGTGTTCAGAACCTGCAATTCTGCTTCAATTGctctctgcagtattttttgaCAGTAGCTTGATGCAGAATTCTTCACAGCTTTTTTGTCAAGGTGTACCAGGctttaaaatagtaataacaaacaaaatcttGAAGCTCTTGAATCAATTAAgttaattatgttttattttaaaacatgtaactTTCCAGAAGCTATTTCTGATacaatttaaggaaaaaaggaaaagaaaaattaaaccagtTCCTCCTATTCACTATACAGGAAAAACTTTTGTCTTACGGTAGCTTTCACATTATAATCAACCTTAACTGAGAGGTGGGAACTGCATGAGCACCAGAATTTCTATCCAAAACCTGCAGCGGTATGAACATAAACGTGGCAACTCTGTTCATCTACAGACAcacctatttttttccagagtcacaaaataatttaggttggaaagtATCTCTGAAGGTCTGCAGTACAAACCCCTGTTCAAAGCAGAGCTAACTTCAAAATTAGCTCAGGGTTTTAGCTAGTTCAGCTTTGTTGCTGggtctgggggtttttttgtttgttttaaacctcCAAGGTATTGTAGCCAATATGACTCTCACTGTATGAACCTTTTTCTTACACTCACTTAGAATTCCCCCCACTGTAACTGCTGGCTCTTGCCCTTTCAAAACACACCTCTGCAAAGAATTTGACTCCTACTTCTCTGCAACCCACCACCAGATTGCCAAGAACTACAAGGAGGTTCCCCAcctccacagcctttccttctccaggctgaccaaccccagtgcccccagctctccccacacATCAGGTGCTCCCCTCGCCTTCTCTGTGGGCTTTCCCTAGTCCACCAATCTCCTGCACTACAAGGCCCACAGCTGGAGACACCTTTCCAGATGCAATCTCACGAGCACCAAACTGAGAAGAATCAACAATTCTTCCACCCGCTGGCTGCGCTCTAATGCACCCCCAGGATGCTGTTTCCCTTCCTTGCCATATGGGAGCACTGCTGACTTACACTTGACTTGTTCTTGGCCAGTCTGCAACCATGGAGCAAGGCTGCTTCAGTCTTGGTTCACCTTCAGGAGGTCTTCAGCTCATTCTTCTCACTTGTCCAGGTCCCTGCCTACCCTACAGCATAGGAACTGCTGCCCAACGATCTTTTAATACCATCAGTTTTGCTAAGTCAGGGCCCACCTTTCAATCATGATGAAAGTCTTATCCTCAATCTAGAAGTCCAAACCAAGACCAACCCACAACCCACCTGTCAGTGCTTATCTTTACACCACTGCTACGCAGCTCATTTTTTGACTCCTGATGttcctaaacaaacaaacaaaaattttcaaGTTACAGATTAACATTTGTATAGACAAGTTCTGAGGAactttaactttaaaaagttctAGATACCAAAATTGtttgcttgtggtttttttttttttaattacctgaGTTTGTGAACTTTCAGCTGTTGCAGTATTGCCAACGGCGTGCTTTTTCAGCATGTCAGTAAGCTGTGACTGAATTTCCTCTGTGCTACCCTCTCCACATGACCAGTCTGTATTGCAAGCAACGTCTGCACAGGTTTCAGGACGCCTTCCCACTGGTCGAGATTTGTTCATCattgttatttctgtattaatagCCATTGATGAGACACAAACCTGAGCACTGGTACTTCTGCTTGTTGTAAAGCAAGCTCTAAAATCAGAACTCGCATCAACAGCCTGGTTAATCATAGAGTCACTGGCAACACTTTTCAAGGTTTCATGATGCTCCAACTCAGAGTTCAGGCAGCTGGTTTTTCCGTGGGAGGATTCTTCTGCAACTTCCACCCCAAAAAAGATATTCTTGCTAGTGAGAATTTCAGAGACTGCAAATTGGGTTTCAGCATCCTTTGTAGTGCAGTCAGTGCAGCTGGTACCATGTGCGCACGCACCAGATTCTTCACAACTGTAGAAATCAGAGTCCCGTGCACATTCACAAAATTGCATAGCTTCTGCAGGGGCCTCTTCTCTTGGTGACAGTAAAGGATTGTCCTGCTTCACCGAGATGCTGTGAATGCGTCCATCATTCTTTTCAGACACTTCTTCACTTGTAAAGATTTGGGGTGGCAGCGTGCCATCAATCAGTGCTGTGTCTTTCACCCTGCCATTTTGTATACTGTCACGTACCAGCAGATTTGGACAGACCCTACCTTCATTCCCACAAGAATGCCTTCCAAGCATACTTCCACAAACACCACTATGATACTCAGTTTGCTCTTCTTGATGATCACAAGTCATGCCATTGCAATCTGGCAGAGACAGAGAGTCCCGAAACAGGTGGGGAAGTGCTGGTACAGCTGCTTCTGGGCAGGTCTGGTCACCTACGCCATACTCAGAACCAGGAGAACAATCGTGTGACACATCAACAAGATTTTGTTCCTGTGTGACTCCATCCCCTGGAACTTCACGAACTGGATCGATCAGCTTTAAGGTTTCAATTCCTATAGTTTCTCTTGGCTCAGAAAACTCAACTGAGCTATTCCTATCATCAAAATCTTGCTCATGAACACTAAGATAGTCCGAATCTTCACTTAAATGGCTTTGTCTGCTGTCATGACACCCTTCATTGTCACATGCCCCTTCCAACACATCAGCTTCTTTCTTGCTAACATCTACCTGTGCACAGCAAATTCTCATTATCTTTGTATTATACATATCAATATCTGCATCTAAAGATGAACTTAAATAAGGTAAGCTTTCCTCTGCCAACTTTAATTCTGAAACATTGGCAGAATGTTCCTGGCCAAAACCTGAGTGGTTAGCTCCTGCTTCAACACCTCTGATGAGCGTGCATTCAGCTTCCTCACAGTAAGGAAAAAGATGGGAGGTCTGACTGAtgcatttccttttgctgttaacaTCGCTGCTATTTTCTAATTCCATGGTACAAACACTTAAGCCCTCCTCCTCAGAAGTAATCCACACAACTCACTTCTACTTCAACCTCTCAAAGTCATGAGCTTGTCTCTTCCTAGCAGCTTCTCACcttaataaaaatcaagagaagTTTGAGATACCCCATAGTATACAGGAcattactatttaaaaaatacattaaattaacCATCTTATTTTTACCTACTGCACACTAGTACAGAAGCTAGGAATTACATGACGTGTTCCCAAAGAAATTCTAAGAGCTCATGGAAGGCTGTAATACGAATTTGCTGTTCTTGCTTCTTTGatttcaattaaataaaagcatcctCAGAGACCAATTAATCCTATTTCCTTACACTCTTGGGTGAAGTTTCCATCCTCTTACCGCTGAAGCATTTCTTGGCTGGTGAATCATCAGACTCCTTGTTGATACACAGTAAACTATTTACATCATACGCTAACTCCATGACAGCACAAGAGGTGTTTAGACGCACATACTGACTCTGAAAGTCAAGATGCTGATGGTAACGGACTCAGTGACTGCAAACAGAGCTCACACCATTCCTGACTGTATACTGGCCTCTAAGCACTCCTTGCCACAAAAAGCTTACACCTTCTTGATCCACGACCAGTATATTTACTGTAGGGACTATATTTCAGTCCAGGAgctataaaaattttaaatgagtCAGGAGGTGAACTTAAGAGCTCTGTGTACCTTGAGAACTAAAAACTCTTCAGGTGTTGGACAAGGGGGTAACGGAAGCACATTACTTTTAATTCTGGAGAAACAAGAGGAAATGTTTATCAAGCACAGAACCATAAGAAATCCTGAGAATCTTTACAACCAGAAAGCGTAAGTCATAAAGGAGTACAGGAAGATGGCTTCTTGGATCAGAgcatttattttagcaaaagaagaaagctggaCAATACAGCAAAGCAATACACCTGCTCTGCACCGGCAACAAACCTAGTTTCATAGCAAACATGaacaaaaaacaagagaaaaagcacTTAGAGATGGAAGATGTTCTCTGTGAAGCTTTTTTCTCATACTCATCCATTCCTCTCCATCTTCCCCAGAAGCTTGTAGCGAAGAGAAGGGTATATACAAATGTTAAGACGTATTCCTGTTACATATGCTTTCTGAACTACTTACATAAAACACAAAAGTTTTCTGTTATAGTCACTGGTCTCCAACCCAACTATAATCTTACGTACAGCACAGCAAATTAGTCCTGTCTGTAACTCTTCCCCCTGCGAGGGCATGCAGACCAACCAACAGGCCCATAAACTGGGTTTCACATGCTTCTAAAGACGCAAGTCACTGACTCAAACTCTAGAGGAAGTTTCCAGAGCGGTGAAACATAGTTCATAAGGAACCGAGTGACGTACTGGAGCACAACACAAGCTGCAGGTGGAGCATGAGGGGAGACTGGAAGCTCAGACCCGTTTCTCGGCTtaacaattttaattaattaacattACCCCTGTTTCTGGGATTAACATACAGGTTacaccagctctgcccactCGATACCAACAGCGTGATCCAGGCCTCCTGCCTGCATGGGAAGATTTGCAAACGGACCCCCCTAAGGGATAACTTCATGTCAGCCCCTCACAGGCAAACACGGCTTGTTTCTTGCACCCGCATCCGCTGAGCATCGTCATTAAAGTGACACCGTTTAAAATCActtaatgaaagcaattttaatCCTTTACCAGAAGTCATCAATAGAAGTCAccctccaaaaaaccccacacacctTACTATGATTTCATTATGTGCTTctaatgttatttttgtttcaaaaacgTGAGCTTTCTTATGATGGTTAACTTTAACTTCATCTCTCACTGAAGCATtaggaagcttttaaaaatttaattaattaattatatataatattaaatttaaaaaaatcttgctgtaACACTACCGAAGCAGAGCTCAGATACCCATACATAAATCTCAACGTGTTATCACAGAGAAGTGACTTCCCCCCACACCTCTTAAGGCCAGGTTAAGGGGAACAAGAATCAAAATAGCTCTACCTGTGCCCCAGGCACGTAACAACCTTGTTGCTCCTACTACCGACGTAGCTGCGCCGGTTAGAAAGTGGCACCGATGTTAGAGCGCAGCTTCCATATGGCGGAGAGCCccgggggaggcaggggggcgCCCCAGAGCACCCAAGGAGAACTCCCCGGGCAGAGAACGCGGCCCACAGCCCTCACCGCGGCTCCAGGGAGCCCCGCTGCCCACACGCAGCCCCCCGCGTCCCGTAACGCCCCCGCCGCTTacccgctccccgccgcgcccAGCCGCCAACCGCCGCGCCCAGCACGCGCTCAACGGCCGCCacccgccgctccccgcccgcgCCTCCAGCCCATtggccgcggcggggagcgctCCGGCCCCTGATTGGCCGGCGGGGCGCCAGCGCCAAGCGCGTGCTGCCACCACCCCGCCCCTCGTCTCCTCAGAGGCGGCCGCGCGTCCCGCACAGCGGCGGGGCTCCCCCGGAGCGGCAGCCCGGCCTCTCGTGCCGTGATTAAAACCTGGTCTTAAAACCTAGCTGCTAGAAGGCTT
The DNA window shown above is from Falco naumanni isolate bFalNau1 chromosome 8, bFalNau1.pat, whole genome shotgun sequence and carries:
- the RBM44 gene encoding LOW QUALITY PROTEIN: RNA-binding protein 44 (The sequence of the model RefSeq protein was modified relative to this genomic sequence to represent the inferred CDS: inserted 2 bases in 1 codon; deleted 2 bases in 1 codon), whose protein sequence is MELENSSDVNSKRKCISQTSHLFPYCEEAECTLIRGVEAGANHSGFGQEHSANVSELKLAEESLPYLSSSLDADIDMYNTKIMRICCAQVDVSKKEADVLEGACDNEGCHDSRQSHLSEDSDYLSVHEQDFDDRNSSVEFSEPRETIGIETLKLIDPVREVPGDGVTQEQNLVDVSHDCSPGSEYGVGDQTCPEAAVPALPHLFRDSLSLPDCNGMTCDHQEEQTEYHSGVCGSMLGRHSCGNEGRVCPNLLVRDSIQNGRVKDTALIDGTLPPQIFTSEEVSEKNDTHSQHLGEAGQSFTVTKRRGPCXEAMQFCECARDSDFYSCEESGACAHGTSCTDCTTKDAETQFAVSEILTSKNIFFGVEVAEESSHGKTSCLNSELEHHETLKSVASDSMINQAVDASSDFRACFTTSRSTSAQVCVSSMAINTEITMMNKSRPVGRRPETCADVACNTDWSCGEGSTEEIQSQLTDMLKKHAVGNTATAESSQTQEHQESKNELRSSGVKISTDSLVHLDKKAVKNSASSYCQKILQRAIEAELQVLNTHYQMCYQHCLKIYKLALEENTDFSRCNGNTKLYSSLMSVLEELRKNYNSMRTKIKMGISLNALPPLSVEIKLFPISSSYVPCKLIGKDLCYDSVSERKAVFEAPKLQEKMISVDMDYPQTVCSTAGGQPSDSSSSKTFEKRKGQDTERDSIKKEEGNEYWFDAKEDVTIADSSVAAEEKKKQKGEQDMIDLRAAKTMESGNEYSFIRVGGLCSSVSEGDLRSHFQKYGISDTLISVDSGNCRYAFLSLKDTHKAKLAVEEMNQKKIKGKPVSVELVNTSSQTKYSVSQVLTNKLWQEIQPVDNGQRNSQDKTLTSASNSVKAIDTTSASENMLLLPMTSSKVFYSAQVPSETKCPAVKSSPEILAHYLLGVNKKDTGEKFLQKTSAPFSTNAYNDFISPDAVNSSSFTKLLRRLQEIHPEASRAKIVSALLEVRKNNKGILSGLSISSIVERTSVILRKSTPTCGWEKQCK